GCCTTAGTCATGCACTATTGGTTCCCCAGTATTCCCGGAATACTCTGGAGTGCCCTGTTTCTATTGCTGATTCTGCTACTCAATGTCTTTTCTGTTAAAGGTTTTGCCGAAGCGGAGTATTGGTGTTCGCTGATCAAAGTCGCTACGGTACTCCTATTTGTCGTGACCGGGGTTATCCTAATCATCGATATTCTATGGTGTGCTGATGCGACGACAGCTACCCCTTGGGCGCTGTTCACCCTGGGGGAGGCGCCTTTCGTTGGCGGAATCCCCGCTATCATTAGTGTGGCCCTGATTGCCGGCTTCTCTTTTCAAGGCACAGAGTTGATTGGGGTGGCTGCTGGAGAATCAGCCAATCCACAACAGACTATCCCGGCGGCGGTTAAACAGATTTTTTGGCGTATTCTACTGTTTTATGGATTAGCCATTGTCATCATCAGCTGTCTGATCCCCTATACTGATCAACACTTGTTAAATAACGATATCCAGCAGATTAGTATTAGTCCTTTTACGCTGCTATTTCAACGGGCTGGATTAGCTTTCGCCGCCAGTGTCATGAATGCCGTTATCCTCTCAGCTATCCTTTCGGCCGGGAACGCCGGTCTTTATGCCTCGACTAGAATGTTATATACCCTGGCTTTGCGTGGAATGGCCCCCGTCTGTTTTGCCAAGCTCTCACCACAGGGTATCCCACGCGCAGCGCTCTATGCGACCACTGCCGTCGCTGCCCTCTGTTTCCTGAGCGCCCTTTTTGGCGAGCAGACCATTTATCTCTGGCTCGTCAATGCTTCAGCGATGAGCGGCTTTATTGCCTGGGTAGGCATTGCCTTATCCCACTACCGTTTCCGCCAAGGTTATCAACACCAAAATCATGATCTGCTAGCCCTACCCTACCGGGCTAAATGGTTTCCTTTTGGCCCGCTGTTAGCCTTTACGCTCTGTCTATTGATTATGTTGGGTCAAGAGTATCGTGCCTTTATGGAGCATCAATTGGATTGGCGTCGGCTGCTGACTAGCTACCTTGGAATACCACTATTTTTATCCCTGTGGTTTGGCTATCGCTATTGTCATAAAACCCGTTGGGTGAGTTACCAAGCGATGGATTTCTCGCCGAATAGCGATAATGAAACCTGTTAAAAGGGTTTACTGGCACAATGGATCACTAGAGGCTGTAGTGATAGGTCACTACAGGCCATGGCTACCCTGCTTTTATCATGCTGGTGGCAATAGCTCTAAAATGCTTTAATCCAGCAAAGCATGCTCTACCAAGAGCCGGTTCTTATAAAGGTAGCGATATAGCATAGTACTCCCTATGACCGCTCTCCGAATACATTACTGTTCTTGGAACTTCATTTCCAACGGAATGGCACTACATTCTCTCCTAATACCATATTTTTGATTTTTTTATTTCGTTTAGAAATCCTCTTTTCGATGTCTTTTTCATCCTCAGGGAACGCTGGCCAGATTTGATGGGGCCTTAGACTCGCATCAGTTGCAGGGTACTGCGAAACAGGTTGGGGAACTTTACCAGCACAACCAGAAACAAGTAAAGAACAGAGAAACAAGTAGAATAAAGATTGCTGCATTTTAAAAACCTTGATAGCTTAAAAAAATAATCCAGTTAATTTTATAAAATTAACCAATGAATGTTACTATTAAAATTTATCTTATACAGGATCACTTATTTCAAAAATTCACGAAACATTTTATATCAATCTTTCATATCAGGAAATAATTTATCCATAATTTATATATTTTATGAGTAGCACATGATTATCTCATCATCCAAACTATTATTTTACATAAGTCCACACTGATTTAGGGATACTACCAATATTGAAGTTCTTCTGAGCAGCCAATTCAGCACGTCGATGATCAGCAGCACGGTGCATCTCAATCTGCGACAATCCGGTTAACTCTTGGTCGAACTTATCACACAGACGTTCAACCGAATCTAATAGGTGGCATTGGCGAAATTTTAATAAGTAATCCTGAGCATGCATAATGGCTATTAAATACTATTATTAGTGAAACAGCTAGGTTTGTACGGTAGGGCCTACAAAACACCCATCAAATAAAGCAAAAGTATTGAATTCAATACTAGCTCAGCATACCATATTTTGCGATGGAGTCTATCACCAATCCTCAAAAGTTAGAAATCGCTCGCATAAGTCCCCTCATCCTAAGTTGCCAGCCACCCCCTTGCGCACTACCCCTCATCATCGATCTCGCCTCCGGTATGAGAAACATCACTCTCATGAGCAACGTGAGTGAACAGTCGAATAACCGCGCTACTCAAACAAAACTTAATAAATAAACCCAATCAGCTTGTCAATCCAATGATGAACCGTATAATTTTCATTATGCAGCCAACGCTGGTCTACATCCACTGGGACTAACGAACCCCTGACTCTTAAAAAGGTGCCCTGAGTATTACACTGATTGCCCACTTAATCACGCCACAGGCTTTAGCACAGCAGTATCCGCTGGACGCTACGGTACGGACAACCATCCAGCAGTTCCGCACCCAAATACAGGCGATTCTCGCCGGACAGGATCGACGCCTAGTCGTGGTCATTGGCCCCTGCTCGATCCATGA
This genomic stretch from unidentified bacterial endosymbiont harbors:
- a CDS encoding amino acid permease, whose amino-acid sequence is MPNQPTAAAAPHQLQRQLQARHLTMIALGGSIGTGLFIASGASIAQAGPGGALVAYGLIGLMVYCLMTSLGELAAFMPVSGSFLIYGARFVDPAFGFALGWNYWYNWAITIAVELVAAALVMHYWFPSIPGILWSALFLLLILLLNVFSVKGFAEAEYWCSLIKVATVLLFVVTGVILIIDILWCADATTATPWALFTLGEAPFVGGIPAIISVALIAGFSFQGTELIGVAAGESANPQQTIPAAVKQIFWRILLFYGLAIVIISCLIPYTDQHLLNNDIQQISISPFTLLFQRAGLAFAASVMNAVILSAILSAGNAGLYASTRMLYTLALRGMAPVCFAKLSPQGIPRAALYATTAVAALCFLSALFGEQTIYLWLVNASAMSGFIAWVGIALSHYRFRQGYQHQNHDLLALPYRAKWFPFGPLLAFTLCLLIMLGQEYRAFMEHQLDWRRLLTSYLGIPLFLSLWFGYRYCHKTRWVSYQAMDFSPNSDNETC
- a CDS encoding Hha/YmoA family nucleoid-associated regulatory protein produces the protein MHAQDYLLKFRQCHLLDSVERLCDKFDQELTGLSQIEMHRAADHRRAELAAQKNFNIGSIPKSVWTYVK